The Gigantopelta aegis isolate Gae_Host chromosome 3, Gae_host_genome, whole genome shotgun sequence genome segment TCAATAAAGGTGATGGATTTAATTGAAAAGCAGCATCTTTCCATTTGTCAGTGTCACGCGTAATCGAAACTGCCTGAAATCTTACGCGCAATGTTTCACGCGAGGACGTGATGTTCTCTGTCGCAGAATTCGCAAGTCGTGATGAGCTCGGAATGAATTGTCTAATGTTTTCATGACACTCGTTATTTCCTACTGTGTAGTCATtctcaaaaaatatatattgatatcaaATTCGCGTATTACTAAATAGCCGTGTGAATTTAAGTACTGGTGTACTTCAAGATGGCGGATTCAGTAGCACTGCAAGCGGACTTTGAGGAATCTAAAATAGCGGTTTGCATCAGGTTACCGCAACCCAACAACTGCACTAATTTAACCGTCTCTAATCTCTAGAATCAAAGTGTTTTGATTATTTTCTTGTTATATTTAGATGTTTTCAGGACTGGTCTGGCAAGATCATACGTCACGAAGACAGATTCAGTGTGTCTACATATTAGAAACCCCATCTGTCTGTAATTTAACTATTGCTGgtgcttttttttaatttaacgacactactggagcacattgcttaattaatcatcgacaagtagtcatcagaaTAAACGCGCTACAATTTTccttatgcagcaagggatcttttatatgcacttgcccactaacaggaaaacacataccagtttttgtccagttgtggtgcactagttgaaacgagaaaaaacccaatcagttaaatggatccatcgaggtggttcgatcttgcgacgcaagtACTTAAAACAAGCACTGAACCGACTCAGCTAAATCACAATGCTGTTTCCAAAGTTTTATTTTCCATTCTACGAAATCCACTGGTATAGCATGGACGATGAGGGTTGAGTTTGGGCACCCACATGACGCCCACatctggctacgccagtgataTAACCCAAGTTTATCATCTTCAACAAGACCTCCAATCATAGTGAcagtttttttgtatttctttagtGCAAACCCCTCCTATAAATAATCATTGTTTTACGGATGAATGAAGACGGATGTAATATATTCGTAGACTGGATGTTCCATGTCAAGACTATACAGTGCATGTTAATGTTACTTCAGAAAACTACAGATACTATCTTTAATTTGCATGTCGTTCGAAGAAACATTTGGGTGTGGTTGGAAATTTGATACATACTGAATTTATTATCACCCTTTCGAGGTGAAACCTTGTCACATACTTggaacatcaaacaaaacattaacagaGGAATGTTTAACAGTGTTTGATGTGTGTCGGGAAGgggatctagcttagtcggtagagcactcgtttgaaatgttttggtaGCAAGATCGAATCTCCtaggtggacccattctgtgactttttctttaacaaatcagtgtactctagtggtgtcgttaaacaaaacaaacttcaacgtTTTTGTTTCGTGTAGGTGACCACCATGACTCAGAAGAGGACTACAGCAATGACGTCATCGAGGGGTCTGGCAGAGCGGCGGTCAGCGTCATCAAGTGTTACAAATGCGCCGTGCTCACGCTGATGGGCTGTGACGAGTCGATCATGTCCAGAAACCGGGACAAGTTCACCGTGCAGTGCACCGGGCACTGTCTAAACTTGACAGCTGGTGAGTATGGCCTCAGATCAGTTATCTTcccaaaatccggaaatataaccgcgcaagtagtctgctgtttgactgtgattatgtCATGGCTGACAGCTTTGAATTGGCAACTATTAGTTAGAAgttgacagaaagaaagaaagaaatgttttatttaacgatgcactcaacacattttatttaaggttatatggcgtcagacaaatggttaaggaccacacagatattgagagaggaaacccgctgtcgccacttcatgggctactcttttcgattagcagcaagggatcttttatatgcaccatcccacagacaggatagcacataccacggcctttgttacaccagttgtggagcactggctggaacgagaaatagcccaatgggtccagtgacggggatcgatcgtagaccgaccgcgcatcaagcaaacgctttaccactgggctacgtcccgcccccagaagttgacaggggagagcatgtagtttgcaaacatgtgtaATTTGTTCTCTAAAACTATctaaacatccaatagccgatgattaataaatcaatgtgttctagtggtgtttgttaaataaaacaaactttatcaatATAAGTGATTTCTGCTAAAAGTCACATCATCACTTTTTATAACTACGCCTATTTAACAAAGAAACGAAAAACACActggcacattttaaaactacgttgttgttttttgataAGCTAGAGTATTAGCGGGGAAACCCGTTGGAAAAACAAAGCCTACCCATACTGAAAAGTAGCAAGGTATGTTTTATATTCCTTTTTCAACAGACGGGCAGCATATAATAATCGGAGGACACTGGACGCCTTGACTGATGGGCAATTAATCATTTTCTTAATCcacgcaggatagcacataccacagctattGATATACCTTACATTAACCATTCGTATATGACTGGTTTGTCATTCGCGAGTTAATACAAAACAATCtgctaagatcgatccccgtcggtgggcccattgggctatttctttttccagccagtgcaccacgactggtatatcaaaggccgtgatatgtgctttactgtctgtgggatggtgcatataaaagacgccttgcaactaatgcaaaaaatgtagtgggtttcctctaagactatatgtcaaaattaccaaatgttttgacatccaacagccagtgATTGGTAgatcggtgtgctctagtgttgtcgttaaacaaaaacaaagtaagtAATTACAACACAACCTGCGTCATTGAGACTAAATCGCCGAATTGCAGTTTTCCGTTATACATTCATTAGTTCTCTGCACGCGGTTGTTCCCGATTGTTTGACAAGGCAGAGAAAAATGGACATATAACTTACGCGATATATTGCGCCACCTGGCGAGGCAGGTGTGCAGTCTGACAAAGACTCTTTACGTGAAATACCCGacttttgtttctttctctcaAATAATGGACTGTTGTAAGGGCAGGCGTATCGTATTGCTGACACTAGAATATGAATGGccgtataaaaataacatttcagtACGTTATTATGACGTGCGTAAGTAATGGAAGCatcatgtgtttgttttgatgtacGTAGGAATAATTATGAAAACGACATTTTTGAAGAATACTTCATCGATTCATCTTTTTCAAATTTTACGTTATGTACGTGTATTTTAGTTCGCATCATGTTTTCGCaaggatatataaatatttatgattATGTAAATGCGGAAATAAAACAGAGAATGTTATAAATGCATGACATCCTCTCTGGGTTAagaagtattttttaaataacataccTCGGGGCGAATCCAGAATCGAGGGAGAAACAAATGACGGGGATCCGGGGTGTGTGGTGGAATTTTAGCGGAAGGGGGTCTAGGCTGTGGCAAGCAAAGTTTATAGGAGGTCGAGACACGTTCGccatgaaaatatattgaataaaagagaaaaatcgACCCCCGAAACCCTCCCACTGGACACGCGCCTGGGATCGATGCTTGACCGACTTTGGATCAGATGAGCGCTTTCCAACTGGGCTAAATCACGCccctgacaccactagagcacattgatttattaaccatcggctattgaatgtcaaacatttggtaattaaacatatagttttagagaggaaacgcgctacagTGTTCCCTTTAATAGCACGggatcttatatgcaccatccgacttacagaatagcacataccatggtactcatattgtaaatatatcttAATAAGTTTAACATTTAATTTGGGTTGGTATCAATtagtatatttctttttaacagGTATTCATGCATCTTACGCCTGCACTGAAAATGACGGCAATTCCAACTACTGCATAGAGAATGATGGAACACAAATATGCGTTTGTAACACCAACTACTGTAACGGCCCTCCACCGACAAGGCAGCACGAACCAGACATTGACTTTGAACTGCCCTCTCGAAAACCGCCAACAGGCGCGGTAAACAACTCTCCAAAATCGACGCATGAACAAATTGTCATAGAGTCGGAAAACCACCCGGGAGGACTTCCTAACGCGCAAGAATACTGGGAAGTGACGACACATTCTAATTCATGTGCCTTacattcaaacattcaaacattAACTCTTTTATTCACTGCTATGAATATTCATAGATTTGTTCCATGACGTGAAGAATAATTTCTAAAATGGTCATTGATGGAAAAAATAGCAAAGAAACACAATTCCtacaaaactgaaaaaaatgtaCTATTTCCGTATTGACCTGTCCTCGAGAAAGGGTCATCTACATGTCAAGCGTCGACATCATTATTTATCATTTCATTCTGGTCATACATTTTGTGGTCATGTGATCATATTTTTAGTACTTGTGGCCAGACGCGTGTACAGGGGagctgggtgggggtgggtgatgGACTCGGCGTTCGAACCACCCTGctcaaagcaaattttcttttttaagtgcATTTTCAGGTGAGCATGAGTTGACCCCGTAGAAACTTCGCACGCCAGACTGGACCCCCGTGCATATATTCTTGCACACCCGCCTTTGTGCCGTACGGAGATACGGCTTTACTACAATACATTCTTTTAacagtttctttttgttttgtttctggaaTAATATTGCTACGTCATCAAATAGCTGCAGTTGAAAATGAAATAGTAGAATATTCACAATTgaatatatgtagagacaatgACATTTTTAATCATCTGTGTAGCAAACAGGATCTTGTGAAAATAGGGCTGCGTTCAGTCAACAAAGCTGGAAAACAATTCACCAGACTACCCATTAAAAGTACACGTTACGGAATGgactttatgttttattattatgttaataaatttgaacatattaaaaattatgatcaaggttaaaataaattaatagtgAATGAATAGCATTAAAAGACAGAAAACAAATTCACATGGACCTTGTGCTTATTAGTGATGTTTTTCTCTGTGGTTTCATATCAAGAAATTAGATTTGAAGTACTCGCCAAACCTCTGGGCCCactttcacaaaacatcgtaagcctagttttgcacgtaaacgtaaatctacgactaaaccacacttcttattactattataggtcaactaatatagtttgaagaacacatatttcattttcttttgtccttaataTACTTCAGCTCCCGTAATGATGTTATTTTCTGgatgaaatagacgccaaacacgtgtaaacgcacgaccggtataactactactagcagacgtaaacttacgatgtttagtgaaaggAGCCCCTGACCTGTAATCTATGTTGTATCGATACGAACATATCAATCTGTCTGTTGATGTACAATCccacactaatatatatatatatatatatatatatatatatatatatatatatatatatatatatgtataattatactGTCTACACCACATATAGGTAATTACTATGCTTATTCACGACGTTCGTGTTTACTAGTGAGCACATTCTAGTATTTGTATATTGCAAGCGATGCATTGTGTTAACTTGGTGAGCGATGAACgaatttgatataaaatgtctTTGATCTCCATCTTGTGtcaaatttgttaattttatgaCGTCATCAGTCACTTACCCGGTAGTGTAACCGTTAACATAGTCATGGGAAGATGCCAGCAAATTGACGGGGTGGTGGagagcaatgttttattttcagagtTGGTagccggcctcggtggggtcgtggttaagccatcggacataagtctggtaggtactgggttcgcagcccggcaccggctaccacccagaacgagttttaatgactcaatgggtaggtgtaaggccactaaccactaactctgtcaggacagacagcccgggtagctgaggtgtgtgtgcccaagacagcgtgtttgaaccataattggatataagcatgaaaataagttgaaatgaacgaGTTGGTTGACAGTGCACACACCTCTCCGCTTCCGACGCCTGTGGTTgattatattttgatatttgtttaa includes the following:
- the LOC121367527 gene encoding uncharacterized protein LOC121367527, which translates into the protein MRANFIVIMWLVTAQTQGDHHDSEEDYSNDVIEGSGRAAVSVIKCYKCAVLTLMGCDESIMSRNRDKFTVQCTGHCLNLTAGIHASYACTENDGNSNYCIENDGTQICVCNTNYCNGPPPTRQHEPDIDFELPSRKPPTGAVNNSPKSTHEQIVIESENHPGGLPNAQEYWEVTTHSNSCALHSNIQTLTLLFTAMNIHRFVP